A genomic segment from Streptosporangium roseum DSM 43021 encodes:
- a CDS encoding FGGY-family carbohydrate kinase — translation MVSKKFTGEPAWAGMDIGTQGVRVTVVDGRGTPLATGSAPLRSRRGEGRGHEQDPEDWWRAAVTACRQATAGLAPGRIRALAVCSTSGTIVLADAAARPVSPALMYDDDRGRPYVERVTAAGQELWDDLAVRIQASWALPKLLWLAENGGLPAGARLLHSADLVTARLAGELTATDSSHALKTGYDSLRERWPLEVMSRLGLPSDLFGPVTRPGSPIGEVGAEAAALTGLPEGCGIVAGMTDGCAGQIAAGALTPGSGVSVLGTTLVLKGVSEKLLRDPAGAVYSHRHPGGGWLPGGASNVGAGVLASAFPGRDLAALDEAAARYEPAGAVVYPLTTRGERFPFYRPDAEQVVVGETATEAEHYAALLQGVAYGERLGLASLALLGAPVSEHLALVGGATRSRYWCQLRADVLGMPVRIPRHPEASVGMAVLAASSGRSLDDTAREMVSRGEQLDPRPDRVARFEQSFRLLVDALAERGYLTTELAAKAVTS, via the coding sequence ATGGTTTCCAAGAAATTCACAGGTGAACCCGCGTGGGCCGGGATGGACATCGGCACCCAGGGAGTGCGGGTGACCGTGGTCGACGGCCGTGGCACGCCGCTGGCGACGGGGTCCGCCCCGCTGCGCAGCCGGCGCGGCGAGGGACGCGGACACGAGCAGGACCCCGAGGACTGGTGGCGGGCCGCGGTCACCGCGTGCCGGCAGGCCACCGCGGGCCTCGCCCCCGGGCGGATCCGGGCGCTGGCGGTGTGCAGCACCTCCGGCACCATCGTGCTCGCCGACGCCGCGGCCAGGCCCGTCTCGCCGGCACTCATGTACGACGACGACCGGGGCCGCCCCTACGTGGAACGGGTGACCGCCGCCGGGCAGGAGCTCTGGGACGACCTGGCCGTGCGGATCCAGGCCTCGTGGGCGCTGCCCAAGCTGCTCTGGCTCGCCGAGAACGGCGGGCTGCCCGCCGGCGCGCGACTGCTGCACTCGGCCGACCTGGTGACCGCGCGCCTGGCCGGCGAGCTGACCGCGACCGACTCCAGCCACGCGCTGAAGACCGGCTACGACTCGCTCAGGGAGCGCTGGCCCCTGGAGGTGATGTCCAGGCTCGGCCTGCCCTCCGACCTGTTCGGCCCCGTCACGCGGCCGGGCAGCCCGATCGGCGAGGTGGGGGCCGAGGCCGCCGCCCTCACCGGGCTGCCCGAGGGATGCGGGATCGTCGCGGGCATGACCGACGGCTGCGCGGGCCAGATCGCCGCCGGCGCGCTGACACCCGGCAGCGGCGTATCCGTGCTGGGCACCACGCTGGTGCTCAAGGGGGTGAGCGAGAAGCTCCTGCGCGACCCCGCCGGCGCCGTCTACAGCCACCGCCACCCCGGCGGCGGCTGGCTGCCCGGCGGCGCGTCAAACGTCGGCGCCGGCGTGCTGGCCTCGGCGTTCCCCGGCCGCGACCTGGCCGCCCTCGACGAGGCCGCCGCCCGGTACGAGCCCGCGGGGGCCGTCGTCTACCCGCTCACCACCCGGGGTGAGCGCTTCCCCTTCTACCGGCCGGACGCCGAGCAGGTCGTGGTCGGCGAGACCGCGACGGAGGCCGAGCACTACGCGGCGCTGCTGCAAGGCGTCGCGTACGGGGAACGGCTGGGCCTGGCCTCCCTCGCGCTGCTCGGCGCGCCCGTCTCCGAGCACCTCGCGCTGGTCGGCGGGGCCACGCGCAGCCGCTACTGGTGCCAGCTCCGCGCCGACGTCCTGGGCATGCCGGTCCGGATCCCCCGCCACCCCGAGGCCTCGGTCGGCATGGCGGTGCTCGCCGCCTCGTCCGGGCGCTCGCTCGACGACACCGCCCGGGAGATGGTCTCCCGGGGCGAACAGCTCGATCCCCGCCCGGACCGCGTGGCACGGTTCGAGCAGAGCTTCCGCCTGCTCGTCGACGCGCTCGCCGAGCGGGGCTACCTCACCACCGAACTCGCAGCGAAGGCGGTCACATCATGA
- a CDS encoding histidine phosphatase family protein: MTIFLSRHGRTEWSVQGRYAGVSDIPLDEVGREQALLLADWARGAGLTGVVSSPLLRARDTAADAARAAGLTLRTDPRLRELDFGDAEGLHRAEVEPEAMRRFQADPVADFLPGGEDPVEAAERVTRCLLELDEAGRTLVVAHNTILRLALCGLLGIPLADYRRRLPLIEHGSVTELTLGPAGPALRRFNSPIR, encoded by the coding sequence ATGACGATCTTCCTCTCCCGGCACGGCCGTACCGAGTGGAGCGTCCAGGGGCGCTACGCGGGCGTCAGCGACATCCCCCTGGACGAGGTGGGGCGGGAACAGGCGCTGCTGCTCGCGGACTGGGCGCGGGGGGCCGGGCTGACCGGCGTGGTCTCCTCGCCGCTGCTGCGCGCCCGCGACACCGCCGCGGACGCCGCCCGCGCGGCGGGGCTCACGCTGCGCACCGACCCCCGCCTGCGCGAGCTGGACTTCGGCGACGCCGAGGGGCTCCACCGCGCCGAGGTGGAGCCCGAGGCCATGCGGCGCTTCCAGGCCGACCCCGTCGCGGACTTCCTGCCCGGCGGGGAGGACCCCGTCGAGGCCGCGGAGCGGGTCACCCGGTGCCTGCTGGAGCTGGACGAGGCGGGACGGACCCTCGTGGTCGCGCACAACACGATCCTGCGCCTGGCCCTGTGCGGGCTCCTGGGCATCCCGCTGGCCGACTACCGCAGGCGGCTGCCGCTCATCGAGCACGGCTCGGTGACCGAGCTGACGCTCGGCCCGGCGGGACCGGCTCTGCGGCGCTTCAACTCTCCCATCCGATAG
- a CDS encoding DeoR/GlpR family DNA-binding transcription regulator: MNSRQHTAGGASRRQAMAEHVMRQGSASVTDLAEAFGVSVMTVHRDLDELERQGMVRKFRGGATAQASNVFESNIVYRRTAHQEEKEAIARHVARLIEPGSSIMLDDSTTALAVARHLGEVTPLTVVTNFLEAIKLLAAAPGIRLMALGGEYHPTHDSFLGVACVDAIEAMSTDMVVVSTSAVSDRYAFHQEQEIVLVKRAMLRSASRRVLAIDHSKLARVALHKVAPLDDFDTIVVDSRAPAEAVQLLREKHRNVEIAEL, translated from the coding sequence GTGAATTCGCGTCAGCACACGGCCGGCGGCGCCTCCCGTCGCCAGGCGATGGCGGAACACGTCATGCGCCAGGGGTCGGCCTCGGTCACCGATCTCGCCGAGGCCTTCGGCGTCAGCGTGATGACGGTCCACCGCGACCTGGACGAGCTCGAACGTCAGGGGATGGTCCGCAAGTTCAGGGGCGGCGCGACCGCGCAGGCGTCCAACGTCTTCGAGAGCAACATCGTCTACCGGCGTACGGCCCACCAGGAGGAGAAGGAGGCGATCGCGCGGCACGTCGCCCGGCTCATCGAGCCCGGCAGCTCGATCATGCTCGACGACTCCACGACCGCGCTCGCGGTGGCCAGGCACCTCGGCGAGGTCACCCCGCTGACCGTGGTCACCAACTTCCTGGAAGCCATCAAGCTCCTCGCGGCGGCGCCCGGCATCCGGCTGATGGCGCTCGGCGGGGAGTACCACCCCACGCACGACTCCTTCCTCGGCGTCGCCTGCGTGGACGCCATCGAGGCGATGAGCACGGACATGGTGGTCGTCTCCACCTCCGCGGTCTCCGACCGCTACGCCTTCCACCAGGAGCAGGAGATCGTGCTGGTGAAACGGGCGATGCTCCGCTCCGCCTCGCGCCGCGTCCTGGCGATAGACCACTCCAAGCTCGCCCGGGTGGCACTGCACAAAGTGGCGCCGCTCGACGACTTCGACACCATCGTGGTCGACTCGCGCGCCCCCGCCGAAGCCGTCCAGCTCCTGCGCGAGAAGCACCGCAACGTCGAGATCGCCGAGCTCTAG
- a CDS encoding 2-hydroxyacid dehydrogenase — translation MPRDVVNVLAAGDHFVRPSAVADGLRAELGERVAVTSLTGPWPVRPYGPIAEVHEASGDEDELIAALRDVEVAVTQMAPFTARVLADAPALKLLVVTRGGPVNVNLAMAAERGVTVCSTPGRNAPAAAELAVALTLGVLRRLSEVHATMRDGQWRSDLYSYDLCGGELDGAEVGVVGFGAIGRRVAAAFQALGAHVLVADPFAGTLPEGVTPVKLPELLARSRVVSLHARLTPETHGLIGAAELALMPRGAVLVNTARGALVDTDALTAALESGHLGGAGLDVYEPEPLPASHPLRSAPNTLLVPHLAGATRQTADRAVRMAVEEVARWCRGEPLAYTVATPALTG, via the coding sequence ATGCCGAGAGATGTAGTGAACGTGCTCGCAGCCGGAGACCATTTCGTCCGGCCCTCCGCCGTCGCCGACGGGCTCCGCGCCGAGCTCGGCGAGCGTGTCGCGGTGACGTCCCTGACCGGGCCGTGGCCGGTGCGGCCGTACGGCCCGATCGCGGAGGTGCACGAGGCGTCGGGAGACGAGGACGAGCTGATCGCCGCGCTGCGGGACGTCGAGGTGGCCGTCACCCAGATGGCCCCGTTCACCGCGCGGGTCCTGGCCGACGCCCCCGCCCTGAAGCTGCTCGTCGTCACCCGCGGCGGCCCCGTCAACGTGAACCTCGCCATGGCCGCCGAGCGCGGGGTGACGGTGTGCTCCACCCCCGGACGCAACGCCCCCGCCGCAGCCGAGCTGGCCGTGGCGCTGACCCTGGGCGTGCTGCGCCGCCTCAGCGAGGTGCACGCCACGATGCGCGACGGGCAGTGGCGCTCGGACCTGTACTCCTACGACCTCTGCGGCGGCGAGCTCGACGGCGCCGAGGTGGGCGTCGTCGGGTTCGGCGCCATCGGCCGCCGGGTCGCCGCCGCCTTCCAGGCGCTCGGGGCGCACGTCCTCGTGGCCGACCCGTTCGCCGGCACGCTGCCCGAGGGCGTCACCCCGGTGAAGCTGCCCGAGCTGCTCGCGCGCTCCCGGGTGGTGAGCCTGCACGCCCGGCTCACCCCCGAGACCCACGGCCTGATCGGCGCCGCCGAGCTGGCCCTGATGCCCCGCGGCGCGGTCCTGGTCAACACCGCGCGGGGCGCCCTCGTGGACACCGACGCGCTCACCGCCGCCCTGGAGTCGGGGCATCTGGGCGGGGCCGGCCTGGACGTCTACGAACCGGAGCCACTGCCCGCGTCCCATCCGCTGAGGTCCGCCCCCAACACCCTCCTCGTCCCGCACCTGGCGGGAGCCACCCGGCAGACCGCCGACCGCGCGGTCCGGATGGCCGTCGAGGAGGTCGCCCGCTGGTGCCGCGGCGAGCCCCTCGCCTACACGGTCGCCACCCCGGCCCTCACCGGCTGA
- a CDS encoding FGGY-family carbohydrate kinase — MIVGVDAGTSGVKAVAFAPDGEVLAVESRPLALGHPGPGQVEQDAEAVVAAVEDVLGRLAAGGVRTGEVRAAGLTGQGDGLWLLDGEGRPTGPALSWLDGRATPLVDGWMRDGTFEELFRRTGNAAFPGSGAPLLAHLDRTSPATLDRAATAARCKDMIMQRFTGVRATDLSDASNLFTDPRTRERDAGLLRLCGLEHRRGLLPPVAAELPAGEILRGAFRGVPLSAGPYDLPACAAGAGVVRPGDGLLIIGTTLACEVVTDRLDLDGEPAGQTLCTPDGWLRAMPAMTGTAALDWLLRLVGAGHGELGDLLAQSPPGARGVRFLPYLSPSGERAPFVEPAARGRLDGLELAVTKADVVRAGCEGLAFAARHCFEAAGLTGEVAVCGGGTGSEAWLQLFADALGRPLRLARGPEVGARGAALAAARRFGVAVDEAAWTAGTRWYEPRHDLEEHYLRYLDDVRSLRSSL, encoded by the coding sequence ATGATCGTCGGAGTCGACGCCGGGACGTCCGGGGTCAAGGCGGTGGCCTTCGCGCCGGACGGCGAGGTGCTGGCGGTCGAGTCGCGGCCGCTCGCGCTCGGCCATCCGGGCCCCGGCCAGGTGGAGCAGGACGCGGAGGCGGTGGTCGCGGCCGTCGAGGACGTCCTCGGCCGGCTCGCGGCCGGCGGCGTCCGGACCGGCGAGGTCCGGGCCGCCGGGCTCACCGGCCAGGGAGACGGGCTCTGGCTGCTCGACGGGGAGGGAAGGCCCACCGGGCCCGCCCTGTCCTGGCTGGACGGCCGCGCCACCCCACTGGTCGACGGCTGGATGCGCGACGGCACGTTCGAGGAGCTCTTCCGGCGCACCGGCAACGCCGCCTTCCCCGGCTCGGGCGCCCCCCTGCTCGCCCACCTCGACCGCACCAGCCCCGCGACGCTGGACCGGGCGGCCACCGCCGCGCGCTGCAAGGACATGATCATGCAGCGGTTCACCGGGGTGCGCGCCACGGACCTGTCCGACGCCTCCAACCTCTTCACCGATCCGCGGACGCGGGAGCGCGACGCCGGACTCCTCCGCCTGTGCGGCCTGGAGCACCGGCGGGGGCTGCTGCCCCCCGTCGCGGCGGAGCTGCCGGCCGGGGAGATCCTGCGGGGCGCCTTCAGGGGCGTCCCGCTCTCCGCCGGGCCGTACGACCTGCCGGCCTGCGCCGCCGGGGCGGGTGTCGTCCGGCCGGGCGACGGACTGCTGATCATCGGGACCACGCTCGCCTGCGAGGTGGTCACCGACCGTCTCGACCTCGACGGGGAGCCCGCGGGCCAGACCCTCTGCACGCCGGACGGCTGGCTGCGGGCGATGCCCGCCATGACCGGCACCGCGGCGCTCGACTGGCTGCTCCGCCTGGTCGGCGCCGGGCACGGCGAGCTCGGCGACCTCCTCGCCCAGAGCCCGCCGGGCGCGCGGGGCGTGCGCTTCCTGCCCTACCTGTCGCCGTCGGGCGAGCGTGCGCCGTTCGTCGAGCCGGCGGCGCGGGGCAGGCTCGACGGCCTGGAACTGGCCGTGACCAAGGCCGACGTCGTCCGCGCCGGGTGCGAGGGCCTGGCGTTCGCGGCCAGGCACTGCTTCGAGGCGGCGGGACTCACCGGGGAGGTGGCCGTCTGCGGCGGCGGCACCGGCTCGGAGGCCTGGCTGCAACTGTTCGCCGACGCGCTGGGGCGCCCGCTCCGGCTGGCCAGGGGGCCCGAGGTGGGCGCGAGGGGCGCGGCGCTGGCCGCCGCCCGCCGGTTCGGCGTCGCCGTGGACGAGGCCGCCTGGACCGCGGGCACCCGCTGGTACGAGCCCCGCCACGACCTGGAGGAGCACTACCTCCGCTATCTCGACGACGTGCGAAGCCTGAGAAGTTCCCTGTGA
- a CDS encoding response regulator transcription factor — MTIKVLLADDQALVRAGFRSLLSRSKELTVVGEAATGDEAVRQARSTEPDVILMDIRMPGMDGIEATRRILAERPATKVVILTTFDTDEHVFAALRAGASGFLTKEVAPAELRHAVAVVAAGEALLSPSVTRRVVQQFAHRPAPVSGDGLAVLTVREREVVRLVAEGLSNDQIAAKLVISPLTAKTHVTRALMKLNARDRAQLVILAYETGLVQPGS, encoded by the coding sequence ATGACGATCAAAGTACTCCTCGCCGACGACCAGGCCCTCGTCCGGGCGGGTTTTCGCAGCCTGCTCAGCCGGTCCAAGGAACTCACCGTGGTCGGGGAGGCCGCCACGGGCGACGAAGCGGTACGGCAGGCCCGCTCCACCGAACCCGACGTGATCCTCATGGACATCCGCATGCCCGGGATGGACGGCATCGAGGCCACCCGCCGGATACTCGCCGAACGTCCGGCGACCAAGGTCGTCATCCTCACCACGTTCGACACCGACGAGCACGTCTTCGCCGCGCTGCGCGCCGGCGCCAGCGGCTTCCTCACCAAGGAGGTCGCGCCGGCCGAGCTCCGCCACGCGGTCGCCGTGGTCGCCGCGGGAGAGGCGCTGCTGTCGCCGAGCGTCACGCGGCGGGTCGTTCAGCAGTTCGCCCACCGGCCCGCACCGGTGAGCGGCGACGGGCTCGCCGTACTCACCGTCCGCGAGCGCGAGGTCGTCCGCCTGGTGGCCGAGGGGCTGTCCAACGATCAGATCGCCGCCAAGCTCGTGATCAGCCCGTTGACCGCCAAAACACACGTCACCCGTGCCCTGATGAAGCTGAACGCCCGGGACCGGGCGCAGCTGGTGATCCTCGCCTACGAGACCGGTCTGGTCCAGCCGGGCTCCTGA
- a CDS encoding sensor histidine kinase — MITTVLPAVLTTVAVLTGMAAVGAPIGWPAITMGILLGGLLVARRRWPVGVLLMSAVVLIAFQGAGLFEGGWVWPLTVAAYTVAAAGRTRWAIGVGLFLLVYALAWDWAVTNGSPARALAAGGAETLWLALVLAIGNARHLQARWRAQLEQAREADARRRLAEQRLEISREVHDIVAHTLAVVGVHLNVAADALEESPEETREALRTAMDVRGKAMADLRSLIGVLRIDGDTAPQPDLGDIAALVTAARATGLSVDLHEEGDPTMVTGPQAVAAHRLVQESLTNTIKHANADHVSVRLRYTSAAVTVEVIDDGHGAAAPAEGHGLTGMRERVTTLGGTLSIEGSGGFAVRASIPLGT; from the coding sequence ATGATCACCACTGTGCTGCCCGCCGTTCTCACGACTGTCGCCGTCCTGACCGGGATGGCGGCGGTCGGCGCCCCGATCGGCTGGCCGGCGATCACGATGGGGATCCTGCTCGGCGGGCTGTTGGTGGCGCGGCGGCGATGGCCGGTCGGCGTCCTGCTGATGTCGGCGGTCGTGCTGATCGCCTTCCAGGGGGCGGGGCTGTTCGAGGGCGGCTGGGTGTGGCCGCTGACGGTGGCCGCCTACACCGTCGCCGCGGCGGGCCGGACCCGCTGGGCCATCGGTGTGGGACTGTTCCTGCTGGTCTACGCACTGGCCTGGGACTGGGCCGTCACGAACGGCTCCCCTGCCCGCGCACTCGCGGCGGGTGGGGCCGAGACGCTCTGGCTGGCGCTCGTGCTTGCGATCGGCAATGCCCGGCACCTCCAGGCGCGCTGGCGGGCGCAACTGGAACAGGCGCGCGAGGCGGACGCCCGCCGACGGCTCGCCGAACAGCGGCTGGAAATCTCCCGCGAGGTCCACGACATCGTCGCCCACACCCTGGCCGTGGTCGGCGTCCACCTCAACGTGGCCGCCGACGCGCTGGAGGAGTCTCCCGAGGAGACGCGCGAGGCCCTGCGCACCGCGATGGACGTGCGCGGTAAGGCCATGGCGGACCTGCGCTCGCTCATCGGCGTCCTGCGGATCGACGGTGACACCGCCCCGCAGCCGGACCTGGGCGACATCGCCGCCCTCGTCACCGCCGCCAGGGCGACCGGCCTGAGCGTCGACCTGCACGAGGAGGGTGACCCCACGATGGTCACCGGCCCCCAGGCCGTCGCGGCCCACAGGCTCGTCCAGGAGTCGCTGACCAACACCATCAAGCACGCGAACGCCGACCACGTATCGGTACGGCTGCGCTACACGAGCGCCGCGGTGACGGTCGAGGTGATCGACGACGGCCACGGGGCGGCGGCTCCGGCAGAGGGGCACGGCCTGACCGGCATGCGCGAACGCGTCACCACGCTGGGCGGCACACTGAGCATCGAAGGGAGCGGGGGCTTCGCCGTGCGAGCGAGCATCCCCTTGGGAACATGA
- a CDS encoding DUF998 domain-containing protein: MKKTVLTGVGIGVAAFTISDVVNREMSPVGETISRFVNTGAGWLVPLGLVAVALAAAALTVAVARTGASRAGTWLLGIWSLGLLLAAIFPADPPGQWDNPSVSESVHGFSAWAAFAAFTAAAVVLTRAWPRNALLTGATVALVSGMILFVVTLVDVMVSRSLPPVVGLTERIAVAACLGWMALAALRLPRTSR, encoded by the coding sequence ATGAAAAAGACAGTTCTTACCGGTGTCGGCATCGGCGTCGCGGCTTTCACGATCTCGGACGTGGTCAACAGGGAGATGAGCCCCGTTGGCGAGACCATCAGCAGGTTCGTCAACACGGGTGCCGGTTGGCTGGTCCCGCTCGGGCTGGTCGCCGTCGCGCTCGCCGCGGCGGCCCTGACGGTGGCGGTGGCCCGGACCGGTGCCAGCCGTGCGGGAACCTGGCTGCTCGGCATCTGGTCGCTGGGGCTCCTGCTGGCCGCGATCTTCCCCGCCGACCCGCCGGGGCAGTGGGACAATCCGTCGGTTTCGGAGAGCGTTCATGGTTTCTCCGCCTGGGCGGCTTTCGCGGCCTTCACGGCCGCCGCCGTGGTGCTCACCAGGGCTTGGCCGCGGAACGCCCTGCTCACCGGGGCGACTGTTGCCTTGGTGTCTGGAATGATCCTGTTTGTGGTCACCCTCGTCGATGTCATGGTCTCCCGGTCTCTGCCCCCGGTGGTGGGGCTGACCGAGCGCATCGCCGTCGCCGCCTGCCTCGGCTGGATGGCCCTGGCCGCCCTCCGCCTGCCTCGCACCAGTCGATGA
- a CDS encoding DUF1702 family protein, with protein MSNAEGTRVVAQSDGVGRADAEQIPGAERPPGAERAPDTERPLSMERAPSMERAPDTERASAAETAGSGRSSNAERVADVEKGGVEQAPERGRTGAWKIPGTGKVPCAGDTGARTAPGAERSKSGQVTEAEKVAGGTPEPAVPASADPVDPAVPMDLTAQTAPMDPVVATAPVAQVVATAPAAQVVATAPVNPVDPAELELTRPRGLSGLFWQDLAQVDFGPRRFRLGPARERLETASQSFLTGFNAVIAGETGRIDDIHEELRGFAYEGAGMACTTLDVLTITGGRRLRDLLSGQGMRYPHMIHLGVGWAYARLRMRPMWGIRSVHPLLRWLAFDGFGFHQGFFVTDRTVGRQRSAGLMDRTRRAIFDQGLGRMLWFHECAGVDDVILRIAEFPPGRRADLWSGVGLAATYTGGASAAELERLSVAAAEDGFRAHLVQGSAFACASRLISGIVPEHTVAATPALCGVEVDEAGGWTDTALIALGHNAHSGDHYQAWRAGIRKAWARRNRDS; from the coding sequence GTGAGCAATGCGGAGGGCACCCGAGTAGTGGCTCAGAGCGACGGAGTCGGTAGGGCCGACGCGGAGCAGATCCCCGGCGCGGAGCGGCCCCCCGGCGCGGAGCGGGCCCCCGACACCGAGCGGCCCCTCAGCATGGAGCGGGCCCCCAGCATGGAGCGGGCCCCCGACACCGAGCGGGCCTCCGCCGCGGAGACGGCCGGATCCGGGAGGAGCTCCAACGCGGAACGGGTCGCCGACGTCGAGAAGGGCGGCGTGGAACAGGCCCCCGAGCGTGGGAGGACCGGAGCCTGGAAGATCCCCGGCACGGGGAAGGTCCCCTGCGCGGGCGACACCGGGGCCCGGACGGCCCCCGGTGCGGAGAGATCGAAGTCTGGGCAGGTCACGGAGGCGGAGAAGGTCGCCGGCGGCACACCAGAGCCGGCCGTCCCCGCCTCGGCGGACCCGGTGGACCCTGCGGTCCCGATGGACCTGACAGCCCAGACGGCCCCGATGGACCCGGTGGTCGCGACGGCGCCGGTGGCGCAGGTGGTCGCCACGGCACCGGCGGCGCAGGTGGTCGCCACGGCGCCGGTGAACCCGGTGGACCCGGCCGAGCTGGAGCTGACCAGGCCCCGGGGGCTGTCGGGCCTGTTCTGGCAGGATCTCGCGCAGGTCGACTTCGGCCCGCGCCGGTTCCGGCTGGGCCCGGCCCGTGAGCGGCTGGAGACCGCGAGCCAGTCGTTCCTGACGGGCTTCAACGCGGTGATCGCGGGCGAGACCGGGCGGATCGACGACATCCACGAGGAGCTGCGCGGGTTCGCCTACGAGGGCGCGGGCATGGCCTGCACCACCCTCGACGTGCTGACGATCACCGGCGGCCGGCGGCTCAGGGACCTGCTCAGCGGGCAGGGCATGCGCTATCCGCACATGATCCACCTGGGCGTGGGCTGGGCGTACGCCCGGCTGCGCATGCGGCCGATGTGGGGCATCCGCTCGGTCCACCCGCTGCTGCGCTGGCTGGCGTTCGACGGCTTCGGCTTCCACCAGGGCTTCTTCGTCACCGACCGGACGGTCGGGCGGCAGCGCTCGGCGGGTCTGATGGACCGGACCCGGCGGGCGATCTTCGATCAGGGGCTGGGCCGGATGCTCTGGTTCCACGAGTGCGCGGGCGTGGACGACGTCATCCTGCGCATCGCCGAGTTCCCCCCGGGCCGCCGCGCAGACCTGTGGAGCGGCGTGGGCCTGGCCGCCACCTACACCGGCGGGGCGAGCGCCGCCGAGCTGGAGCGGCTGAGCGTGGCCGCGGCCGAGGACGGCTTCCGCGCCCACCTCGTGCAGGGCAGCGCCTTCGCGTGCGCCTCCCGGCTGATCTCCGGGATCGTGCCCGAGCACACGGTCGCCGCCACGCCCGCGCTGTGCGGGGTGGAGGTCGACGAGGCGGGCGGCTGGACCGACACCGCGCTCATCGCCCTGGGGCACAACGCCCACAGCGGCGACCACTACCAGGCCTGGCGGGCGGGGATCAGGAAGGCCTGGGCGCGGCGCAACCGCGACTCTTGA